From Agelaius phoeniceus isolate bAgePho1 chromosome 19, bAgePho1.hap1, whole genome shotgun sequence, a single genomic window includes:
- the SSTR2 gene encoding somatostatin receptor type 2, producing MEYELPNATAFWFSPASPFDNFSLEAPTNTSQNATGQHFDLTSNAILTFIYFVVCIVGLCGNTLVIYVILRYAKMKTITNIYILNLAIADELFMLGLPFLAMQVALVHWPFGKALCRIVMTVDGINQFTSIFCLTVMSVDRYLAVVHPIKSAKWRRPRTAKMINVAVWGVSLLVIMPIMIYAGVQHNHGRSSCTIIWPGESGAWYTGFIIYAFILGFLVPLTIICLCYLFIIIKVKSSGIRVGSSKRKKSEKKVTRMVSIVVAVFIFCWLPFYIFNVSSVSVMIVPTPVLKGMFDFVVVLSYANSCANPILYAFLSDNFKKSFQNVLCLVKVSGMDEADRSDSKQDKSRLNETTETQRTLLNGDLQTSI from the coding sequence ATGGAGTACGAGCTGCCCAACGCCACCGCCTTCTGGTTCTCGCCGGCCTCCCCCTTCGACAACTTCTCCCTGGAGGCGCCCACCAACACCTCCCAGAACGCCACGGGCCAGCACTTCGACCTGACCAGCAACGCCATCCTCACCTTCATCTACTTCGTGGTGTGCATCGTGGGGCTGTGCGGCAACACGCTGGTCATCTACGTCATCCTGCGCTACGCCAAGATGAAAACCATCACCAACATCTACATCCTCAACTTGGCCATCGCCGACGAGCTCTTCATGCTGGGCCTGCCCTTCCTGGCCATGCAGGTGGCCCTGGTGCACTGGCCCTTCGGCAAAGCCCTCTGCAGGATCGTCATGACCGTGGACGGCATCAACCAGTTCACCAGCATCTTCTGCCTGACGGTGATGAGCGTCGACCGCTACCTGGCCGTGGTGCATCCCATCAAATCTGCCAAGTGGAGGCGGCCCAGGACGGCCAAAATGATCAACGTGGCCGTCTGGGGCGTCTCCCTGCTGGTGATCATGCCCATCATGATTTACGCCGGGGTGCAGCACAACCACGGCAGGAGTAGCTGCACCATCATCTGGCCGGGAGAGTCGGGCGCCTGGTACACGGGGTTCATCATCTACGCCTTCATCCTGGGCTTCCTGGTGCCTCTCACCATCATCTGCCTTTGCTACCTGTTCATCATCATCAAAGTTAAGTCCTCGGGCATCAGGGTGGGCTCCTCCAAGAGGAAAAAGTCCGAGAAGAAAGTCACCAGGATGGTGTCCATCGTGGTGGCCGTCTTCATCTTCTGCTGGCTCCCCTTCTACATCTTCAACGTCTCCTCCGTGTCCGTCATGATCGTGCCCACGCCCGTCCTCAAGGGCATGTTCGACTTCGTGGTGGTGCTGAGCTACGCCAACAGCTGTGCCAACCCCATCCTCTACGCCTTCCTGTCCGACAACTTCAAGAAGAGCTTTCAGAACGTGCTGTGCCTGGTGAAGGTCAGCGGCATGGACGAGGCCGACCGCAGCGACAGCAAGCAGGACAAATCCCGCCTCAACGAGACCACGGAGACGCAGAGGACCCTGCTCAACGGCGACCTGCAGACGAGCATCTGA